The following is a genomic window from Pseudomonas sp. FP2335.
TCGGCTCACTGTTCGCCGGCTGGTTCATCTACTCCTTCCTCTGCGACTCGGCCCTGGGCAAACGCCCTGCCTTGCTCGGCTTCATTCTGTTTGTGCTGTTGATTGCAGCGGCCTATGGCTTCAGCAAGGTGTTCAGCGGCCGTGGCGCCTACCTGCACGTGGGTGCGGTCATCGGCACCATCATGGTCGGCAACGTGTTCCGCATCATCATGCCGGCGCAACGCGCCCTGGTCGCGGCCATCGCCGAGAACCGCACGCCGGACCCGGCACTGCCGGCCAAGGGCCTGCTGCGTTCGCGTCACAACAACTACTTCACCTTGCCGGTGCTGTTCATCATGATCAGCAACCACTTCCCGAGCACCTACGGCAGCCAATACAACTGGCTGATCCTCGCGGGTATCGCGGTGGCGGCGGTGTTGGTGCGGCACTACTTCAACACCCGGCATGACAGCCAGAAGTACGCGTGGACCCTGCCGGTCGGCGCATTGGCGATGATCAGCCTGGCGTACGTGACCGGTCCCAAGCCGGTGGCTGAAGTCGCCAAAGCCCCCGCGGCCATCGAGTACCAGCCATTGCCGGAAACGGCGTTGGGCGGTGGCTTGAAACCCGCTGCGCCCGCCCCTGCTCCTGCTGCCGAACCGGCACCCGCCCAGGCCACGATTGATTTCGACAAGGTCCACGGGGTGATCCAGGAACGCTGCGCCGTGTGCCATTCGGCCAAGCCCACCAGCCCGCTGTTCAGCACCGCACCGGCGGGGGTGATGTTTGATACGCCAGCACAGATCCAGCAGCAGGCGGCGCGCATCCAAGCGCAGGCCGTGGCCAGCCAGATCATGCCGTTGGGCAACATCACCCAGATGACCCAGCAGGAGCGGGATTTGATTGGCACCTGGATCAATCAGGGGGCTCGCACAAATTAACTGATTGATGCAAATCCAAATGTGGGAGCGGGCTTGCTCGCGAAAGCGGTGTGTCATTCAACCAAGCATTGACTGAACGACCGCATTCGCGAGCAAGCCCGCTCCCACAGGGGATTGGCAGTGTTTGAAAGATCGCGCTCCAAATGGCAATTGAATGCCAAACAACACAACAATAAAAAAGATCCGAGGTGTTGCATGACCGAGTTAGCCGAACCGCAGA
Proteins encoded in this region:
- a CDS encoding urate hydroxylase PuuD, with translation MEAHLLEWLNLSVRWVHMITGVAWIGASFYFVWLENNLNRVNPKNGLAGDLWAIHGGGIYHLEKYKLAPPTMPDNLHWFKWEAYFTWMSGVALLCVVFYLNPTLYLLAPGSSLSGTEGVLLGIGSLFAGWFIYSFLCDSALGKRPALLGFILFVLLIAAAYGFSKVFSGRGAYLHVGAVIGTIMVGNVFRIIMPAQRALVAAIAENRTPDPALPAKGLLRSRHNNYFTLPVLFIMISNHFPSTYGSQYNWLILAGIAVAAVLVRHYFNTRHDSQKYAWTLPVGALAMISLAYVTGPKPVAEVAKAPAAIEYQPLPETALGGGLKPAAPAPAPAAEPAPAQATIDFDKVHGVIQERCAVCHSAKPTSPLFSTAPAGVMFDTPAQIQQQAARIQAQAVASQIMPLGNITQMTQQERDLIGTWINQGARTN